The nucleotide window CACAGGTATTTAAGTTTCCCCTCAGCTCTAAGCCTTCGTGTGTTcattcctctctcaccctcccccccccccccccccccccgcccaggaTACAGAGCTTTGTATCCTGCCCACAGCACCGCTGAGTGATGGGTTGACAACGACAGAGAGAGTTTGTCATCGTGAGAGAATGCTGCCTCACTGGATCTGGGCCTGGAAGATAATGCTAACCGCCTCCATAAATCCAAACACTGACTCAACTAAGTATGTCAGAGAAAAGCGAGGCTAGGCAGCATATTAGAACAGGAGATGTTGAGTAGTGTTGTTTACCTGAGTGCAAGTTAAGCTCTGTAGATTGTCACATGCAATATTTATTGTCTCTTTAGGGTGCACAGACGTGCAGTTTCACCACACTTTCTGTAAATAAGAGTGTTAATTACCCTCTAAACTGATGAAAAGACAAGTCAATGCTTAGGCAGAGAACATAAATACATTTAGATTGTAAAACTCACTGCCAGTGTAGACTACGTCCAAAACAGACACTTTGTCGATGCCAGATAAGGTTGTTTTAAGGATGTACTTATAAATGGTACCTGTTGCTGCCACAGGCCAGAATGTCGTGTTGGGCGCTGATAATCATGGAACAGTCTACCCCACAAAGCACCTTGTGGGCCTCAAACtcagcaggcacacacacttgctgggGAGAGTTGTGGGAGTCCTGGGTGCCGAGCCCAAGGCGACCTGTCACAGAGGacccattttacatttagtcattttagcagacgctcttatccagagcaacttacagtaagtacagggacattcccccccgcgAGGcatgtagagtgaagtgccttgcccaaggacacaatgtcattttgcacagccgggaattgaaccggcaaccttctaattactagcccgattccctaaccactaatCCATCTGAACCCCCCCATGGCCCACCAGACATCCAACCGAGAGGCTGAAATGTCTCTCCGGAATTGCTGTCACATATCATGACAACAGTGAGGAACCCGAGAAGAGAGAAAATACTCGTCGTTCATTTACCATTGTCTCCTCTTCCCCAGGAGAATAcctctctctcattggtcacGGCCAGAACATGGGAGGCCCCACACCACACCTGCATCAGCTCATACCCCAGCAAGGCCTCCACGATCTTGGGCTGAACACAACAACATCACCAGGCTTCACAACACTGATCTCCTCTATTAATAGCCTTGGATTAATGGATTATAACATATTCAATAGTGCTTTGGTCGCCAAAGTGAGTAATAGTCACTCCTATCAATGAAGAGGGATCCAACTCCTTAGATGAAAAAGACATGCACCTGTGTGACATCATTAAAATTCCCATGGCCGAGACATCCATTGCTTCCACTTCCGAACGTCATAATAATGCCTCGATCTGCAAATAGACAATTAACAGATTCGATGAATATGGCACAAATATGAGCTGGACTGGGTTGTAGACAGACTTTCTCACTATGTTAAAGAGAAGCTCCTTTATTTCTGTGCTATCTGCATGTGGTGTCAGACTAATGGCAGCTACGTCATGGTGACATTGTGGTGTGTCTTCATCGTTTGAGCATCTTAAGTAATGCCTTGCCAGCATCACAGAAAACAGGTTTAACAGGGAAGACAAACACAGATTAATGGGTTTGTTACACTAGTGTAGGAGAGGAGGCCATTACATCCACAAAGACAGATACTGTTCTGGTGTTTTATAGGTGGCAGTGTAGAGCAGTAGGTGAGTCAAAAACAACCATCGAAACCCCATAATTAGGCTGACCTTACAGCAACGCCGGGTCTCCGACAGCTCCCTGAGGTGGCACCTACCTGTCATACATGTGGTGAAGAGATCTCCGCAGGACACAGACTTGATGGTGACACCAGACTGACCCTCCAGGAAACGAGAGATGAACTGGGTCTGCAGCTGCTCCACAGCACCGGGCAGGCAGGACTCCCCTGACCCCACTGATGGAGCCTAGTCACAGAACATCAGAACAACAGAACAACAGAGCATCAGAGCAACAGAACATCAGAACAACAGAACATCAGAGCAACAGAACATCAGAACAACAGAACATCAGAGCATCAGGGCAACAGAACAACAGAACAACAGAGCAACAGAACAACAGAGCAACAGAACATCAGAACAACAGAACAACAGAACATCAGAGCATCAGGGCAACAGAACATCAGAACAACAGAACATCAGAGCATCAGGGCAACAGAACATCAGAACAACAGAACAACAGAACATCAAAACAACAGAACATCAGAACATCAGAACAACAGAACATCAGAACAACAGAGCAACAGAACATCAGAACAACAGAACAACAGAGCAACAGAACAACAGAACATCAGATCAGAACATCAGAACAACAGAACATCAGATCAGAACATCAGAACATCTGGCTCGAAGACGGGAAAGCCCCTCCTGAGAAAGATCAAGATGTTACCATTATTCAAACCAAACCCCAAACCAAACCCCCTTCTTACATggaatcatttcaaatgaacaAAGAATAATTGTACAAGGTGCAGGATTTTCTGTGAAGATATAATCAAGAAAACTAGCTATATTTAGAAAggaagacacacaggcagacagacagacagacaggcagtcagaaagacagacagacagtcagaaatacagacaggcagtcagaaagacagacaggcaggcagttagAAAGAcggtcagaaagacagacagacaggcagtcagaaagacagacaggcaagcagacaggcagtcagaaagacagacaggtaaagacGCAGACCTCCCAGGTGATGAGTCGGCCTGACTTGGTGACCCCCATCTTCTGGGTCCGCCCCAGGGACACCTGCAGGACCTCTGTGTTCAGCATGGGTAGCCGCAGAGGCGCTGAGATCCCACTGCCCCACGTGTACACAGACGACAATGGCAGGGAGTGCACCTTCCCCAAACCCATCAGTCCATCTAGAACGCAACATAGAATGGGATACAGAAATCGTCTGTTTTTAAAGGTCGATGATGTCACATCTTTAGGGATGGAAAACTGAGACTCACCTCTGGATCTGGTGTTGGTtagtctccctcctgctctaccATGAGGACCTGAGTGCACACTGGACAGAGGCTTCTCAATCCTACACCAAAAAACAATGTTAAGACTTCAGTAAAACTATAACATGCCTGTGTTTTAGTGATATGAGTATTAACAACTGTGAATTGATGtatcttaaataaataaaaatgtataccTGCGCATTTTGACATTGCCAATGTCTGTGTAGAGGTTGAGCAGTGGTCGTATGCATATTGGGAGGGCCATGATCTCGTTGAGCTGTGGCCGTTTGGACGGGTCCAGATTGAGCATGTTGAGGATGAGATGACGCAGCTCTGGGCTATAGCGGTCGGAGATCGGAGCAAAGGTACCGCTCATGATCTTCAGGACTAAAGCCGGGAGGTTCTGGAAGACAAAAGAAGAGTCGATGTAAACTTTGGAAAACGTGTGATTTCTAAAATGGGTTTTATGCTTGAGGTCAGTTAGCCTCCCCTTAATCTACCAAAACGAAGAATCCATTTTTCACAGAGATAAACAGATAAGAGCTTCAAAGGCTCAAGTAAAAACCATTCACTATTAAACACCGTCCATGAAATTAAGACTTAATTTCTCTTTGTAGTAGGGAATGTTTTTCACGTACAGCGGCCTCGAAGGCTCTCTTGAGACTGGCTAACTCATAGAGCACACAACCCAGCGCCCAGATGTCGCTCTTCTGGTTATAGGGTTTCCCTTCGCACAACTCAGGGGAGATGTAGCATGGAGTCCCTACCACCTGGACAGAACAAAGAACAGACAAAAGGCTTCTTTATGATTTTGTATCGGTATTAGCGGCCAGCGGAGAGTCCGTTTTCGACCACTCGGTTGTGCCCTTACAGTGTATGCTTTGCTCTTGCTGACGAGTATTTTAGATATTCCAAAGTCTCCGATTTTAACGATCATCTGGTGCTTGTCGAGCAGTATGTTTTGGGTCTTCAGGTCCCTGTGCAGGATAAGCTTGTTGTGCACGTGGTAGAGGGCCAGGACAATCTGCACAAAGAAGTGTAGGATGGTGTCCTCGTCCAGGAGAGAGTTGCAGCGCTTCTGAATGTAGTCCGCCAACGTTCCACCTACACCATGGAAACGGAAACACCACAGAAAAACATTGATGGGTTCttatatcacacacacagcatcatacCTTATTCAGTATCACACACAGTGTCACACCTTACACAGTATATACCTTATacagtatcacacacacacattatcacaCCGGTTCTGAAGCTCTCCCATAGGAACTGATTTTCGGTAGACAAAGAGATATTAGGAGATCATGCTTTGACACAATGGCTAGCATGAGATTTAGCCTGGAGATACATGCACTCAACTCAATGACTACTATCATCTCAGCCTGACACCGAGACCAGCAGCGCTACTGTCACACCGGATAGCGTGACAGTCGGCAACACTGTGAGTTCCAACTGGGAATTTCCAACACAAGCAAACAAAAGGTTTTGTGTCCCTGAGGGATTGGAATGAGATACAACAGCTAGTGAAGCCCTATGTCACTGCATATAAGCAGCAATGAGAAAGCATGTTGCATAATGAACAATAGGATAATGCAATGTAATAGGATAGCTGAATACCTGGAGCATACTCCATAGCAATCATGAGTGCCTTGTCTTCCAGGAAGTTCTCATAGTACTCTATGATGTTTGGATGGTTGAGCAACTTCAACACTTGGCACTCATTCTGGGCCGCGAGGCGCTCATCACGAGACATCTGCTCCACGGGGATCTCCTTCAGGATGACAAAGGCCCCGTCATTCCTCCGCCGACAGAGGTGCACTATACTGTCACAGAAGACGGGGAAGGTTGAGACAGTCTGATGTTGCCACTGGGTGGGTATGTGGAAGTAGGTAAGCACCATCCCACACAAAGTTTGTGAAACAATTCgtatattttttatgttttaatatATGAATGAGACGTGCCATGCAGTACGTAATATTGTAATGTGTTCTTCACATCTGTACTCAGTGTAGAATCCGATTTATCGAACTTTAACCAAGTCTTTACGGAACAAGAGTTCAGTACAGTTATTAGCGCTGACTACAACATTCCGTAGGCCTACTCTTGCGCATGAGCCTGCAATATCGGTCATCATAATTTTTAAGTATGAGTAGAATGCGCAACTGGAGCAATTGTAATAATCTCGAGCTTGAGAATGGTGCGCTCTGTAGCTATCAGGGACGGTAGGCTACTTTCTACAACAAACTATGAACCAGCTTGCAAACAAATTATTCTAGAGGAAAGTTAGTCGATGCGGCTAAACGTTTACGTTCGTGACGACAATCCAAAATTCAAACACAATTGGCTATCCAGTGACTGCCGTGCAATAATATTTAGAGATCATGTCCTAAGTGAAAAGTGTGAAACTTTTGGTTTACCCAAAAGCGCCTCTTCCAACAACTTTGATTTTTTCATACTTCTCCATCTTCCGTTACCATCTATGCGCACCAGATGCGCACAAACAGTCACCATCGTCTCTAAGCAACACATCCCCCTCCTACGGGAAGCAAGAACGGACAAAAAGTACATTTCTCGTTTTGCCAAAAGCGGTCTTTCAAAAAGATATTACACGGCACAAGTCATTTGTCAACATCAACTCATTTAGCTGAACTTGACCTATTTCAAAAcccgtgtgtgagagagggagagaggagagaaaggagagagagagagagagagacagaccgagacagagagagagagagagagagagagagaaagagaaaagagagagagagagagagagagagagagagagagagagagagagagagagagagagagagagagagagaaaatgagctCTGGAAAGATGTGGCAGAGGAGGGTGAGACTCATACACTGTATGCCCCTCATGGCTATGTTCCAAAGGTAATACCGTCTAGACTCTAGACAGAATGCAATTATGAAGCGCCTTCCCCTCAGCAAAGATAAGCAGGCGACCACATGGTTTCTGTCCTCTATACTTCCGTCTCTGCTGTTGGAAAAAGCACAAAGTCATTGTCCTCAGATAAGACCCTATCTGATTTTGAATGCATCAACTGCACATTACAGACATCATTATGCATAATGACACCCCACTCAAACTTATTACCATAATACGACACTGTGGTGGACTATATTTCACAGCACGGCATGGGTTTGTGCATTGAGAATGTGTCaacacaagaacacaagaaATCAAACGCATGTGCTGTTTGATAAGAAGCCTGTTGTTCTGGAGACAGTAGTTCTTGTAGTGTTGTACCTTATTTTGTGTATGTGGTAACTTGGTTTGTTTGAGTTGTGCCAACCaagtcagcaccatggacagctcttCACCAGCGTGGGTTAGGTGCTGGCACATCAGAaccatgggagtcaggtggctgagcggtgagggaattgggctggtaatctgaaggtcgccagttcgattcccggctgagccaaatgacgttgtgtccttgggcaaggcacttcacccaacttgcctcggggggaatgtccctgtacttactgaaagtcgctctggataagagcgtctgctaaatgactaaatgtaaatgttaaaaccAGGGGCTCGATGGCCGCTAAGCTGAAGTGGAGCACCATTGTTGAGAAATGTTTGGTGTGCTCGCAATAAACATATTGACCGAAAGACAAAGAAGGGCATTGTCTTTGAAAGAAAGATGGAATGTATGACTACTACAAGTAGCTAGTAGTTGACCTTAGTGAACTCCAAATAGGAACTTCCTGTTACACCACTACAACCAGCTTGGTGACATATTTATCCTTTTCAGTgtttattgttttcttttcacactgaggaaaaaaaaactcaGAGCTATCACCAGGTAGGATAGTCAGTAACCAGGAATGTGCTGAGGTAAGTAACTCACTGAAATAATATATGAAAAAGGTGTGCACCTGTTGCAAAGGCAGAGCTGCTTGAGGTTGTAAATCTATGAGGATCTCATTGTACACTCTCATAAAACCACCGGTAGAACAATGGCTTAGACTGTCACTTTAGAAAAATACCTCCACCCATGCTCTGCCTTACACTGGGCACTGTCACCTCTACAAAGTGTGTCTCGTTAGTGGCAGTGTTCCGCCTGATGAGAGGACCTTGCTGACCCAGACAGCATGTTTTTGCTGTTCATTTCAGGCAGTTAACATCATTGTAAAAGCCGAAACACAGTAAATGTTTCTTCACTGACAGTCCATTTTAGACTGTCACATTTTGAATACATGTTCAAGTTAGTTTTCTAGGTCTGGTTGATGTAATGTTTCTTACCTGCTGTAAATTTGATTTTTTTGTCCCCATTGTCATCCGGAGCAGGGCTAACTTATGAAGCACTCACTGGCCTTCTGAAAACAATGGCCACTTAAATTCCTCTCATTGGTGGTTTCTAGTCTCTTTTGCAGACATTTCTGTGCTCAAGTGCTCAGG belongs to Hypomesus transpacificus isolate Combined female chromosome 15, fHypTra1, whole genome shotgun sequence and includes:
- the nek8 gene encoding serine/threonine-protein kinase Nek8 isoform X2, with product MSRDERLAAQNECQVLKLLNHPNIIEYYENFLEDKALMIAMEYAPGGTLADYIQKRCNSLLDEDTILHFFVQIVLALYHVHNKLILHRDLKTQNILLDKHQMIVKIGDFGISKILVSKSKAYTVVGTPCYISPELCEGKPYNQKSDIWALGCVLYELASLKRAFEAANLPALVLKIMSGTFAPISDRYSPELRHLILNMLNLDPSKRPQLNEIMALPICIRPLLNLYTDIGNVKMRRIEKPLSSVHSGPHGRAGGRLTNTRSRDGLMGLGKVHSLPLSSVYTWGSGISAPLRLPMLNTEVLQVSLGRTQKMGVTKSGRLITWEAPSVGSGESCLPGAVEQLQTQFISRFLEGQSGVTIKSVSCGDLFTTCMTDRGIIMTFGSGSNGCLGHGNFNDVTQPKIVEALLGYELMQVWCGASHVLAVTNEREVFSWGRGDNGRLGLGTQDSHNSPQQVCVPAEFEAHKVLCGVDCSMIISAQHDILACGSNRFNKLGLDKITASDEPASSDQVEEIHSFTAVQSAPLNVEKIAYIDIGTAHSVAVTDRGQCFTFGSNQHGQLGCSSRRASRVPYPIPGLQRIAMAACGDAFTLAIGTEGEVYTWGKGARGRLGRKEEDSGIPKPVQLDESHPFTVTSVACCHGNTLLAVKPLLEEPR
- the nek8 gene encoding serine/threonine-protein kinase Nek8 isoform X1; translation: MEKYEKIKVVGRGAFGIVHLCRRRNDGAFVILKEIPVEQMSRDERLAAQNECQVLKLLNHPNIIEYYENFLEDKALMIAMEYAPGGTLADYIQKRCNSLLDEDTILHFFVQIVLALYHVHNKLILHRDLKTQNILLDKHQMIVKIGDFGISKILVSKSKAYTVVGTPCYISPELCEGKPYNQKSDIWALGCVLYELASLKRAFEAANLPALVLKIMSGTFAPISDRYSPELRHLILNMLNLDPSKRPQLNEIMALPICIRPLLNLYTDIGNVKMRRIEKPLSSVHSGPHGRAGGRLTNTRSRDGLMGLGKVHSLPLSSVYTWGSGISAPLRLPMLNTEVLQVSLGRTQKMGVTKSGRLITWEAPSVGSGESCLPGAVEQLQTQFISRFLEGQSGVTIKSVSCGDLFTTCMTDRGIIMTFGSGSNGCLGHGNFNDVTQPKIVEALLGYELMQVWCGASHVLAVTNEREVFSWGRGDNGRLGLGTQDSHNSPQQVCVPAEFEAHKVLCGVDCSMIISAQHDILACGSNRFNKLGLDKITASDEPASSDQVEEIHSFTAVQSAPLNVEKIAYIDIGTAHSVAVTDRGQCFTFGSNQHGQLGCSSRRASRVPYPIPGLQRIAMAACGDAFTLAIGTEGEVYTWGKGARGRLGRKEEDSGIPKPVQLDESHPFTVTSVACCHGNTLLAVKPLLEEPR